The Actinomadura sp. WMMB 499 genome includes a window with the following:
- the cobM gene encoding precorrin-4 C(11)-methyltransferase: protein MTVHFIGAGPGAADLMTVRGRDLVAASPVCLYAGSLVPVEVLEWCPPGARLVDTANMVLDDIVAELVAAHGRGDDVARLHSGDPSVFSAMAEQMRRLDAAGVPYDVTPGVPAFAAAAAALGRELTVPEVAQTVVLTRTSARATPMPPGEDLAALGRSRATMVLHLAVQRIDAVVAELVPNYGGDCPVAVVARASREDELVLRGTLADIAEKVRAAGVRRTAVIIVGAVLGAENFPDSHLYSAARSRTGDS, encoded by the coding sequence GTGACGGTGCACTTCATCGGCGCCGGTCCCGGTGCCGCCGACCTCATGACGGTGCGGGGCCGCGACCTGGTCGCCGCGTCGCCCGTCTGCCTCTACGCGGGCAGCCTCGTCCCGGTCGAGGTGCTGGAGTGGTGCCCGCCGGGCGCGCGGCTCGTCGACACGGCGAACATGGTGCTGGACGACATCGTCGCCGAGCTCGTGGCCGCGCACGGCCGGGGCGACGACGTGGCGCGGCTGCATTCGGGCGATCCGTCGGTGTTCAGCGCGATGGCCGAGCAGATGCGGCGGCTCGACGCGGCGGGCGTCCCGTACGACGTGACGCCCGGGGTGCCGGCGTTCGCGGCGGCGGCCGCGGCGCTGGGCCGGGAGCTGACGGTGCCGGAGGTCGCGCAGACGGTCGTGCTGACGCGCACGTCGGCGCGGGCGACGCCGATGCCGCCGGGCGAGGACCTGGCGGCGCTCGGCCGGAGCCGCGCGACGATGGTGCTGCATCTCGCGGTGCAGCGGATCGACGCTGTGGTGGCGGAACTGGTCCCGAACTACGGGGGCGACTGCCCGGTCGCGGTGGTGGCACGGGCGTCGCGGGAGGACGAGCTGGTCCTGCGGGGCACGCTCGCCGACATCGCGGAGAAGGTCCGGGCGGCGGGAGTGCGGCGGACCGCGGTGATCATCGTGGGGGCGGTGCTGGGCGCGGAGAACTTCCCCGACAGCCACCTGTACTCGGCCGCCCGCAGCCGGACGGGCGATTCCTGA
- a CDS encoding amidohydrolase has product MCETDHLDSSGMSRRDMLGLLGAAGTAAAVTPILTADPAMAAASDLALDPRTQPADPVNYAPPSDLAVDSQAKDAALAWIDRRADAVIGLNDRIWEFAEPSLAEWNSSWAQAQFLAANGFTIEWGSGGMPTAFVATFSHGTGKPVVGFSGEYDALPGLSQEKGNPKHSPLVYNHDPYAPTYGYGHGCGHNALGAAAAGAAAATAAAMKARGLDGTLKFFGSTAEEQLVGKSVAVKAGVYKGLDAFVDWHPSTRNGTGWGSGNAMYSVAFHFLGTDGHGGSPLATRSTQDAVTAMSTLTEYLRESYQAPTSRMHYAIRQTGQAPNVFPTLSSIWYYAREGSPARARILMDRIIQCAEAAAMATGTRMEHRIVGAVWNKLGNKRGAELMHANMSQIGAPKFSAADQKFGKALQRSNGAEETGFADEISPLTPPAPVFTGGGSTDVADISWQVPTIQMGAAHQPGGTKNHSWHHTATGAAHPGHVAMLMAAKYLAGTTVDLLTQPKVVGEMKDEFERRTAKIKWKSMLPGDYELPLYEPPRWFLERTGQKWPPKGVQWPPRRVVSTETAPDLGPDLPPSNLPPLE; this is encoded by the coding sequence GTGTGTGAAACCGACCATCTCGACTCGTCCGGCATGAGCCGGCGGGACATGCTCGGCCTGCTCGGCGCCGCGGGAACCGCCGCGGCGGTCACCCCGATCCTCACCGCGGACCCGGCCATGGCCGCCGCGTCCGACCTCGCGCTCGATCCCCGGACGCAGCCCGCCGACCCCGTCAACTACGCGCCGCCGTCCGACCTGGCCGTCGACTCCCAGGCCAAGGACGCGGCCCTCGCCTGGATCGACCGCCGGGCGGACGCCGTCATCGGGCTGAACGACCGGATCTGGGAGTTCGCGGAGCCCTCGCTCGCCGAATGGAACTCCTCGTGGGCGCAGGCGCAGTTCCTCGCGGCGAACGGCTTCACGATCGAGTGGGGCTCGGGCGGTATGCCGACCGCGTTCGTCGCCACGTTCAGCCACGGCACCGGCAAGCCGGTGGTCGGCTTCAGCGGCGAGTACGACGCCCTCCCGGGACTGTCCCAGGAGAAGGGCAACCCCAAGCACTCGCCCCTCGTCTACAACCACGACCCGTACGCCCCGACCTACGGGTACGGGCACGGCTGCGGGCACAACGCCCTCGGCGCCGCCGCGGCCGGTGCGGCGGCGGCCACCGCCGCCGCGATGAAGGCCCGCGGCCTCGACGGGACGCTCAAGTTCTTCGGGTCCACCGCGGAGGAGCAGCTCGTCGGCAAGTCGGTGGCGGTGAAGGCGGGCGTCTACAAGGGACTGGACGCCTTCGTCGACTGGCACCCGAGCACCAGAAACGGGACCGGCTGGGGCTCCGGCAACGCCATGTACAGCGTCGCGTTCCATTTCCTCGGCACCGACGGCCATGGCGGCTCACCCCTGGCGACCCGCTCCACCCAGGACGCCGTGACGGCGATGTCGACACTGACCGAGTACCTGCGGGAGAGCTACCAGGCGCCCACGTCCCGGATGCACTACGCGATCCGGCAGACCGGCCAGGCGCCGAACGTGTTCCCCACCCTGTCCAGCATCTGGTACTACGCCCGCGAGGGCAGCCCGGCGCGCGCCCGGATCCTGATGGACCGGATCATCCAGTGCGCGGAGGCCGCGGCGATGGCCACCGGGACGCGGATGGAGCACCGCATCGTGGGCGCCGTGTGGAACAAGCTCGGCAACAAGCGCGGCGCCGAGCTCATGCACGCCAATATGTCCCAGATCGGCGCGCCGAAGTTCTCCGCCGCCGACCAGAAGTTCGGCAAGGCGCTGCAGCGCTCCAACGGCGCGGAGGAGACCGGCTTCGCCGACGAGATCAGCCCGCTGACCCCGCCGGCCCCGGTGTTCACCGGCGGGGGCTCCACCGACGTCGCCGACATCAGCTGGCAGGTCCCCACCATCCAGATGGGCGCCGCGCACCAGCCCGGCGGCACCAAGAACCACTCCTGGCACCACACGGCGACCGGCGCCGCGCACCCCGGCCACGTCGCGATGCTGATGGCCGCCAAATACCTCGCCGGGACCACCGTCGACCTGCTCACCCAGCCGAAGGTGGTCGGCGAGATGAAGGACGAGTTCGAACGCCGCACCGCGAAGATCAAGTGGAAGAGCATGCTGCCCGGCGACTACGAGCTCCCCCTCTACGAGCCGCCGCGGTGGTTCCTCGAGCGGACGGGCCAGAAATGGCCCCCGAAGGGCGTGCAGTGGCCCCCGCGCCGGGTCGTCTCCACCGAGACCGCCCCCGACCTGGGGCCCGACCTTCCCCCGTCCAACCTGCCGCCACTGGAGTAG